The Sesamum indicum cultivar Zhongzhi No. 13 linkage group LG1, S_indicum_v1.0, whole genome shotgun sequence genome includes a window with the following:
- the LOC105166411 gene encoding GDSL esterase/lipase At3g48460-like, protein MAAANIPSSLFTSQICLMITLIFTLLSSSPASSTAPPPFKKIYAFGDSYTDTGNTKTSTGPAAFNYVSNPPYGVTFFHHPTNRYSDGRIVVDFVAKALSLPFLPPYRNPNADRKHGVNFAVAGATAIRQSFFLKNNISFNLVAQSLQTQLVRFNKLLEGEGCKDSRTSPRECRAALNDALIWVGEIGANDYTCSLGSSLSSKTIQALALDSVTVFLQALLNKGAKYIIVQGLPPTGCITYSFAIASPDDRDEMGCVASVNRITSTHNVALQAKLRSLRKQYPKSVIVYADYYNSHLRVVKNARKYGFKEQYKVCCGHGGGPYNFDIFNTCGSQSSRSCTNPSEYINWDGAHLTEAVNKVLTNLFLNGTYCSPPFDYLLRKKLQSG, encoded by the exons ATGGCTGCTGCCAACATTCCCTCATCTCTCTTCACATCCCAAATATGCCTTATGATCACCCTTATTTTCACTCTCCTCTCCTCCTCTCCGGCATCCTCCACTGCCCCTCCCcctttcaagaaaatttacGCCTTCGGCGACTCCTACACCGACACCGGCAACACCAAGACCTCCACCGGTCCGGCTGCCTTCAACTACGTCTCCAACCCTCCGTATGGCGTCACGTTCTTCCACCACCCCACCAACCGATACTCTGACGGCCGTATAGTCGTCGACTTCGTGGCCAAAGCCCTTTCGTTGCCTTTTCTGCCGCCTTATCGCAACCCTAATGCCGACCGAAAACACGGTGTCAACTTTGCCGTTGCCGGGGCGACTGCGATTAGGCAGAGCTTCTTCTTGAAGAACAATATCTCGTTTAACCTTGTGGCTCAGTCCCTGCAAACTCAACTTGTCAGGTTCAACAAGCTGTTGGAGGGTGAAGGGTGCAAAGACTCGAGAACTAGTCCTAGAGAGTGTAGAGCTGCTCTGAATGATGCCTTGATTTGGGTAGGTGAAATTGGAGCTAATGATTATACCTGCAGCCTTGGATCTTCCCTTTCAAGCAAAACCATTCAAGCTCTTGCCTTGGACAGTGTCACTGTTTTCTTACAG GCATTGCTGAACAAGGGGGCAAAGTATATCATCGTGCAAGGTCTACCGCCGACAGGCTGCATAACGTACTCGTTTGCTATTGCTTCCCCCGACGACAGGGACGAGATGGGGTGTGTAGCTAGCGTGAACCGGATCACGTCCACCCACAACGTCGCCCTCCAAGCGAAGCTACGCAGTTTGAGGAAGCAATACCCGAAATCCGTCATTGTTTATGCAGACTACTACAATTCCCACTTGAGGGTTGTGAAGAACGCAAGGAAATATGGGTTCAAAGAGCAGTACAAAGTATGCTGTGGGCACGGTGGCGGCCCCTACAACTTCGACATTTTCAACACCTGCGGCTCGCAGTCGTCCCGCTCCTGCACCAACCCTTCTGAGTACATCAACTGGGATGGAGCTCACCTCACTGAAGCAGTCAACAAAGTGCTGACAAATCTTTTTCTCAATGGCACTTACTGCAGCCCCCCTTTTGATTATTTGCTGAGGAAGAAACTGCAGTCGGGATGA